Proteins found in one Oreochromis niloticus isolate F11D_XX linkage group LG22, O_niloticus_UMD_NMBU, whole genome shotgun sequence genomic segment:
- the sh3bgrl3 gene encoding SH3 domain-binding glutamic acid-rich-like protein 3: protein MGIKLYYTTVTASRTVKSQQAEVIRILESKSIQYELIDISVGGELRDEMRSKVGDPTAVPPQLFNEHEYCGNYEMFSEAVEADTVEQFLKLA from the exons ATGGGAATCAAACTGTACTATACCACTGTTACTGCCTCGAGGACG GTGAAGTCTCAACAGGCAGAAGTGATACGAATCCTTGAAAGCAAAAGCATCCAGTACGAGCTCATCGACATCTCTGTGGGCGGGGAGCTCCGTGATGAAATGAGGAGCAAAGTGGGGGACCCGACGGCAGTCCCTCCCCAGCTTTTCAACGAACACGAGTACTGTGGG AACTATGAAATGTTTTCCGAGGCAGTGGAAGCGGATACAGTGGAACAGTTTCTGAAACTGGCGTGA